The following are from one region of the Rosistilla carotiformis genome:
- a CDS encoding PQQ-binding-like beta-propeller repeat protein: MRSLLTLCLALAAAIPTQADWPQWMGENRDGNVGGTGWIKSIPAEGLKTVWRMPIKGGYAGPSVADGRVYVTDYVRTSGEAVNDPGARATLGGQERVLCFDAKTGKKIWEHAYDCSYSISYPAGPRCTPTVDGDRVYALGAEGDLFCLSTADGSVIWQRSFKKDFNSAVPIWGHAAHPLVDGNQLICMVGGETQSVVSLDKMTGKEIWKRPTVGNDIGYCPPRIIQAGGTRQLITFSPKGIESLDPKTGKPFWDVPLTPLYGMSITMPQHDGNLMFASGIGSESVMLELGSDQPTVKELWRGEQKTSIYCANSTPMIVDGVIYGSDCQVGHFAAIDTKTSDRLWTTFAPTTGGERRAKHGTAFVTKHGDQFFLFSETGDLIIAAIDSKEYREIGRFHVLEPTGECFGRSVVWSHPAYSGKHLFARNDEEIVCVSLDADDYK, from the coding sequence ATGCGATCGCTGCTGACACTCTGCCTCGCTCTGGCCGCCGCCATCCCAACTCAGGCCGATTGGCCACAGTGGATGGGGGAAAATCGCGACGGTAACGTAGGCGGAACCGGATGGATCAAGTCGATCCCCGCCGAAGGCCTGAAGACCGTCTGGCGGATGCCGATCAAGGGAGGTTACGCCGGACCATCGGTCGCCGATGGACGTGTCTATGTAACCGACTACGTCCGCACCTCGGGCGAAGCGGTCAACGATCCGGGAGCCCGAGCGACCCTCGGCGGCCAAGAACGCGTCCTCTGCTTCGACGCCAAGACCGGCAAAAAGATTTGGGAACACGCCTACGATTGCTCCTACAGCATCTCCTACCCGGCCGGCCCACGCTGCACCCCCACCGTCGATGGCGACCGCGTCTACGCTCTCGGTGCCGAAGGGGACTTGTTCTGCTTGTCGACTGCCGACGGCAGCGTCATCTGGCAGCGCAGCTTCAAAAAGGACTTTAATTCCGCAGTCCCGATCTGGGGACACGCGGCTCACCCACTGGTCGATGGCAATCAATTGATCTGCATGGTTGGCGGCGAAACTCAATCGGTCGTCTCGCTCGACAAGATGACCGGCAAAGAGATCTGGAAACGCCCCACCGTTGGCAACGACATCGGTTACTGTCCGCCTCGCATCATCCAAGCCGGCGGCACACGGCAACTGATCACCTTCAGCCCCAAGGGAATCGAAAGCCTCGATCCCAAGACGGGCAAGCCATTCTGGGATGTCCCCCTCACCCCGCTCTATGGCATGTCGATCACGATGCCGCAGCATGACGGGAACCTAATGTTTGCCAGCGGGATCGGCTCCGAATCGGTGATGCTGGAACTGGGCAGCGACCAACCGACCGTCAAGGAACTGTGGCGCGGCGAGCAGAAGACATCGATCTATTGTGCCAACTCGACGCCGATGATCGTCGACGGCGTGATCTACGGCAGCGATTGCCAAGTCGGCCACTTCGCAGCGATCGACACCAAGACCTCCGATCGACTGTGGACCACCTTTGCCCCGACGACTGGTGGCGAGCGACGTGCCAAACACGGAACCGCCTTTGTCACCAAACACGGCGACCAGTTCTTCCTGTTCAGCGAGACGGGGGACCTGATCATCGCGGCGATCGATTCGAAAGAGTACCGCGAAATCGGCCGCTTCCACGTCCTCGAACCGACCGGCGAATGCTTCGGCCGCTCGGTCGTCTGGTCGCACCCGGCGTACAGCGGCAAACATCTGTTCGCTCGCAACGACGAAGAGATCGTTTGCGTTTCGCTGGACGCGGACGACTACAAGTAG
- a CDS encoding riboflavin synthase — MFTGLVEHLATVAQLLPQSPGKRIEVDAGPVAEGAQIGDSVAINGCCLTVIEIDGQRLSFEAGEETLSRTDLGQLVAGSLVNLERALRAGDRLGGHYVSGHVDALGTLILREEDPPWAKLWFGVPPELTRQMASKGSVTVDGVSLTLVDVQDDRFSVALIPHTLQATTLGRLAVGDRVNIETDVLAKYVQRQLETEDRWSTDKPPAT; from the coding sequence ATGTTTACAGGTCTCGTCGAACACCTCGCCACCGTCGCTCAGCTCCTTCCGCAGTCGCCGGGCAAGCGGATCGAGGTCGATGCCGGCCCCGTTGCCGAAGGGGCTCAGATCGGGGATAGCGTCGCCATCAATGGCTGTTGCTTGACCGTAATTGAGATCGACGGCCAGCGGCTGTCCTTCGAAGCGGGGGAGGAAACGCTCAGCCGAACCGATTTGGGGCAGCTGGTCGCGGGTTCGCTTGTGAATTTGGAACGAGCCCTGCGAGCTGGCGACCGACTCGGCGGGCACTACGTTTCGGGGCATGTCGATGCCTTGGGGACGTTGATTTTGCGTGAAGAAGACCCGCCGTGGGCTAAACTGTGGTTTGGCGTGCCGCCCGAACTGACTCGGCAGATGGCATCCAAGGGGAGCGTAACGGTCGACGGCGTCAGTCTGACGTTGGTCGACGTGCAGGACGACCGCTTCAGCGTGGCGTTGATCCCGCACACATTGCAAGCGACAACGCTGGGCAGGCTTGCCGTCGGCGATCGCGTGAATATCGAAACCGACGTGTTGGCGAAATACGTTCAGCGTCAATTGGAAACAGAAGACAGATGGTCAACCGACAAACCGCCAGCTACCTGA
- a CDS encoding HipA domain-containing protein: MKEARQGLTCQGGDDLYTWVTTVASFPIYKVSSLDSEDLEQLGTKPKYWYHDGDRRMMFKAENRQTGEDWAERIACEICQELGLPHVHYELAFDTHQNLPGVICQNIAAKPRSLILGNQLLLEVDPAYPSADEKHYSVQEHTVDAVWEVVSKLAPPDQIASVPHEASSAGAVFIGYTILDALIANQDRHHQNWGAVRGDTTQLAPTFDHGAGLARNETDLKRRRRLDAGDSQRQMDAYTSRARSAFFRNSQDTRTITTYDAAEAFSQRNIQAATIWLQRLQHLSPHKLSDIVNRVPESRISLTAREFTIRLLEINRTRLLNLIATL; this comes from the coding sequence TTGAAGGAAGCACGTCAAGGCTTAACATGCCAAGGTGGCGACGACCTCTACACTTGGGTAACAACCGTGGCAAGCTTTCCGATCTACAAAGTTAGCTCGCTCGACTCCGAAGACCTGGAGCAACTGGGAACCAAACCCAAGTACTGGTACCACGACGGTGACCGGCGAATGATGTTCAAGGCAGAAAACCGCCAAACCGGCGAAGACTGGGCCGAACGCATCGCCTGCGAAATCTGTCAAGAACTAGGACTTCCTCACGTACACTACGAACTGGCTTTTGACACCCACCAAAACCTACCTGGCGTGATCTGCCAGAACATCGCTGCCAAACCACGAAGCCTAATCCTTGGCAACCAACTCCTGCTGGAAGTCGATCCTGCATACCCGAGCGCTGATGAGAAACACTACAGCGTGCAAGAACACACTGTCGACGCGGTCTGGGAAGTCGTTTCAAAACTCGCCCCTCCCGATCAAATCGCTTCGGTTCCCCACGAGGCATCCTCGGCGGGAGCGGTATTTATTGGGTACACGATCCTCGACGCACTGATAGCAAACCAAGATCGCCATCACCAAAACTGGGGTGCGGTCCGCGGTGACACGACGCAACTTGCTCCGACCTTCGACCACGGGGCAGGCTTGGCACGGAACGAAACGGATCTCAAGCGACGGCGAAGACTGGACGCTGGCGATTCACAGCGGCAAATGGACGCCTACACGTCGCGTGCGCGATCTGCTTTCTTCCGCAACTCTCAAGACACACGAACGATCACCACCTACGATGCGGCCGAAGCGTTCTCGCAACGAAACATTCAAGCGGCGACGATCTGGCTGCAGAGACTCCAGCATTTGTCGCCACATAAATTGAGTGATATCGTTAACAGAGTCCCCGAATCGCGCATCTCTCTAACAGCTCGTGAGTTTACAATCCGACTGCTGGAGATTAATCGAACCCGATTGCTCAACCTCATCGCCACCTTATGA
- the eno gene encoding phosphopyruvate hydratase: MSLIENVHARQIMDSRGNPTIECEVTLMDGSFGRAAVPSGASTGVHEAWELRDGDKSVYMGKGVLKAVANVNDKIAAVLAGMDAIDQRAIDSRMCELDGTANKSELGANAILGVSLATARAAAQFTQQPLYRYLGGVNASILPAPMMNILNGGSHADNSVDIQEFMVMPLGFNSFSDGLRAGTEIFHSLKKVLSSKGLNTSVGDEGGFAPNLGSNREALDLIMQAIDNAGYKAGEQIFIALDAASTEFYDGDSKKYKIDGKELSGSEMVDFMADWCANYPICSIEDGCAEDDWDSWKLMTEKLGDKVQLVGDDLFVTNTERLQRGIDEGIANSILIKVNQIGTLTETIEAIQLASRAKYTSISSHRSGETEDSTIADLAVALSTGQIKTGSASRSDRMAKYNQLLRIEEELGSEAQYGGPLFPTK, from the coding sequence ATGAGCTTGATTGAAAACGTACACGCCCGTCAGATCATGGATTCGCGCGGCAACCCAACCATCGAATGCGAAGTCACTCTGATGGATGGCAGCTTTGGCCGCGCCGCGGTCCCCAGTGGGGCCAGCACCGGCGTCCATGAAGCTTGGGAACTTCGCGACGGCGACAAATCGGTCTACATGGGCAAAGGCGTCCTCAAGGCGGTTGCCAATGTAAACGACAAGATCGCCGCGGTTCTGGCCGGCATGGACGCGATCGACCAACGCGCGATCGACAGCCGCATGTGCGAACTCGACGGCACCGCCAACAAGAGCGAATTGGGAGCCAATGCGATCCTGGGCGTCTCGCTGGCCACCGCCCGCGCCGCCGCTCAATTCACCCAACAACCGTTGTACCGCTACCTCGGTGGCGTCAACGCGTCGATCCTGCCAGCACCGATGATGAACATCCTCAACGGTGGTTCGCACGCTGACAACTCGGTCGACATCCAAGAGTTCATGGTGATGCCACTGGGCTTCAATTCGTTCAGCGACGGCCTGCGTGCCGGCACCGAAATTTTCCACAGCCTGAAGAAGGTTCTGTCCAGCAAGGGCTTGAACACTTCGGTCGGCGACGAAGGTGGTTTCGCTCCTAACCTGGGCAGCAACCGCGAAGCGTTGGACCTGATCATGCAAGCGATCGACAACGCCGGCTACAAAGCGGGCGAACAGATCTTCATCGCTTTGGACGCAGCTTCGACCGAGTTCTACGACGGCGATTCGAAGAAGTACAAGATCGACGGCAAGGAACTCAGCGGCAGCGAAATGGTCGACTTCATGGCCGACTGGTGTGCCAACTACCCGATCTGCTCGATCGAAGACGGATGTGCCGAAGACGACTGGGACAGCTGGAAGCTGATGACCGAAAAGCTGGGCGACAAAGTCCAATTGGTCGGCGACGACTTGTTCGTGACCAACACCGAACGCCTGCAACGCGGCATCGACGAAGGCATCGCGAACAGCATCCTGATCAAGGTCAACCAAATCGGTACGCTGACCGAAACGATCGAAGCGATCCAATTGGCCAGCCGCGCCAAGTACACCAGCATCTCCAGCCACCGCAGTGGCGAGACCGAAGACAGCACGATCGCCGACTTGGCCGTCGCTCTGTCGACCGGACAGATCAAGACCGGTTCGGCCAGCCGCAGCGACCGCATGGCGAAGTACAACCAATTGCTTCGCATCGAAGAGGAACTGGGCAGCGAAGCGCAATACGGCGGACCGCTGTTCCCAACCAAATAG
- the rsmA gene encoding 16S rRNA (adenine(1518)-N(6)/adenine(1519)-N(6))-dimethyltransferase RsmA: protein MVNRQTASYLTKRFQQTGMRPLSRFGQNFLIDLNLVDLIADSADIDDRDLVLEIGTGTGSLTTRLAARAAHVITVEIDTNLAQIAQEELEDLPNVTMRLHDALKNKNNFDPELLENIRQEFDKLPAKRRRFKLVANLPYNVATPIISNLLRNDPIPDVISVTIQKELADRIVAPPGTKDYSALSIWIQSVANASIVRTLPPGVFWPPPKVTSAIIRIDTDANLRARIDNIDFFHEKLRALYFHRRKFLRSVVLSAMKGELDKAQVDAVLEKLGFSGEIRAERLTVAQTIELINELGTASAEAK from the coding sequence ATGGTCAACCGACAAACCGCCAGCTACCTGACAAAACGATTCCAACAGACGGGCATGCGCCCGCTGTCTCGGTTTGGCCAGAACTTCTTGATCGACCTGAATCTCGTCGATCTGATCGCCGACAGTGCGGACATCGATGACCGCGACCTCGTGTTGGAAATTGGCACCGGGACCGGTTCGCTGACAACGCGTTTGGCGGCCCGAGCGGCGCATGTGATCACTGTTGAAATCGACACCAACCTGGCTCAGATCGCTCAGGAGGAGTTGGAGGATCTGCCGAATGTCACGATGCGGTTGCACGACGCGCTGAAAAACAAGAACAACTTCGACCCCGAACTGCTGGAAAACATCCGTCAGGAGTTCGATAAACTGCCGGCCAAGCGGCGGCGTTTTAAGTTGGTCGCCAATCTGCCGTACAACGTCGCCACGCCGATCATCTCGAATCTGCTTCGCAACGATCCGATCCCCGATGTTATCTCGGTGACGATTCAAAAGGAGTTGGCCGATCGGATCGTCGCTCCACCCGGTACGAAGGACTACAGTGCGCTGAGCATCTGGATCCAGAGTGTCGCCAATGCGAGCATCGTTCGCACGCTGCCGCCGGGCGTCTTTTGGCCGCCACCCAAAGTCACCTCGGCGATCATCCGGATCGACACCGATGCCAATTTGCGGGCGCGGATCGACAACATCGATTTCTTTCATGAGAAACTGCGTGCGCTCTATTTCCACCGCCGCAAGTTCCTTCGCAGCGTCGTGCTGAGCGCGATGAAAGGCGAATTGGACAAAGCCCAAGTCGACGCCGTGCTTGAGAAGCTGGGCTTCAGCGGCGAGATCCGAGCCGAGCGTCTGACCGTCGCCCAAACGATCGAGCTGATCAATGAGCTGGGGACCGCGAGCGCCGAGGCGAAGTAA
- the rpsU gene encoding 30S ribosomal protein S21, whose translation MVKLVVRDRETIQEAVRRFRKLVERSGIKKEMRRREFYEKPSEINRRNRLRAERRSKRNRMISG comes from the coding sequence ATGGTTAAGTTGGTTGTCCGTGATCGGGAGACGATTCAAGAAGCAGTCCGTCGATTCCGCAAACTCGTAGAGCGCAGCGGCATCAAGAAAGAGATGCGACGTCGCGAATTCTACGAAAAGCCGAGCGAAATCAACCGCCGCAACCGTCTGCGTGCCGAACGCCGCAGCAAGCGCAACCGAATGATCTCCGGCTAG